Proteins encoded together in one Anopheles darlingi chromosome 3, idAnoDarlMG_H_01, whole genome shotgun sequence window:
- the LOC125955938 gene encoding dnaJ homolog subfamily B member 6-A isoform X1 has translation MVDYYKVLDVSRSATEAEIKKAYKKLALKWHPDKNPDNPDESNKRFKEISEAYEVLSDAYKRRTYDNMRKAGCNGSAGSSANGTGNGFGARRDTKYSSSYFTNRDYSSSRSNGNYDPYHHYHQRYDPPNGRDHYTASGGSRTFSFRGFFETTPFFRFFEKKRRIYDQYGKEGLLNNGGASDRYHQSTRHRRHNGNGVGVGMDDFEFFGFPFTFRDPEVVFREFFGGSPFDELFRVSQPVHHNGRRAANGASNGHHHHHHHHQRHSHPQNIISSPFMTPFMSINLMDDFFNGGDPMGHRSGAVSSISEFSMGGGGPVKRTSTSTTFVNGKKLMTKRVFENGTETIMSYENDVLKSKTVNGVAQAISYNH, from the exons ATGGTAGACTACTATAAAGTTCTGGACGTTTCCAGATCGGCGACAGAGGCGGAAATCAAAAAAGC ATACAAAAAGTTAGCCCTAAAATGGCATCCAGATAAAAATCCTGACAACCCAGACGAGTCCAACAAGCGGTTCAAGGAAATTTCCGAAGCATATGAAGTACTCTCCGATG CCTATAAACGGAGAACTTACGATAACATGCGGAAGGCTGGTTGCAACGGTTCGGCTGGTAGCAGCGCCAATGGCACCGGCAATGGTTTCGGTGCTCGGCGTGATACCAAGTACTCCTCCAGTTACTTCACCAATCGCGACTACAGCAGTAGTCGCagcaatggcaactacgatccgtaccaccactaccatcaacGCTACGATCCACCCAACGGTCGCGACCACTATACCGCCAGCGGCGGCAGTCGTacgttttcgtttcgaggATTTTTTGAGACGACGCcatttttccgcttctttg aaaagaaacgtCGCATCTATGATCAGTACGGCAAGGAGGGACTGTTGAACAATGGAGGTGCATCGGATCGGTACCATCAGAGCACACGCCACCGGCGGCACAATGGTAACGGCGTCGGCGTTGGCATGGATGACTTCGAGTTCTTCGGTTTCCCGTTCACATTCCGTGACCCGGAGGTGGTGTTCCGAGAGTTCTTCGGTGGCTCACCGTTCGATGAGTTGTTCAGAG TCAGTCAACCCGTTCATCACAATGGTCGACGAGCAGCAAATGGGGCTAGCAAtgggcaccatcaccaccatcatcaccatcaaagACACTCGCACCCGCAGAATATTATCTCGTCCCCGTTCATGACCCCGTTCATGAGCATTAATCTGATGGACGATTTCTTCAATGGCGGCGATCCGATGGGCCATCGGAGTGGTGCGGTCAGCTCGATCTCGGAGTTTAGTATGGGCGGCGGTGGTCCCGTCAAACGCACCTCCACCTCGACCACCTTCGTTAATGGCAAGAAACTGATGACGAAAAG GGTGTTCGAGAATGGCACGGAAACGATAATGTCCTACGAGAACGATGTCCTAAAATCAAAGACTGTCAATGGGGTCGCTCAAGCTATATCGTACAACCATTAG
- the LOC125955938 gene encoding dnaJ homolog subfamily B member 6 isoform X2, translating to MVDYYKVLDVSRSATEAEIKKAYKKLALKWHPDKNPDNPDESNKRFKEISEAYEVLSDAYKRRTYDNMRKAGCNGSAGSSANGTGNGFGARRDTKYSSSYFTNRDYSSSRSNGNYDPYHHYHQRYDPPNGRDHYTASGGSQKKRRIYDQYGKEGLLNNGGASDRYHQSTRHRRHNGNGVGVGMDDFEFFGFPFTFRDPEVVFREFFGGSPFDELFRVSQPVHHNGRRAANGASNGHHHHHHHHQRHSHPQNIISSPFMTPFMSINLMDDFFNGGDPMGHRSGAVSSISEFSMGGGGPVKRTSTSTTFVNGKKLMTKRVFENGTETIMSYENDVLKSKTVNGVAQAISYNH from the exons ATGGTAGACTACTATAAAGTTCTGGACGTTTCCAGATCGGCGACAGAGGCGGAAATCAAAAAAGC ATACAAAAAGTTAGCCCTAAAATGGCATCCAGATAAAAATCCTGACAACCCAGACGAGTCCAACAAGCGGTTCAAGGAAATTTCCGAAGCATATGAAGTACTCTCCGATG CCTATAAACGGAGAACTTACGATAACATGCGGAAGGCTGGTTGCAACGGTTCGGCTGGTAGCAGCGCCAATGGCACCGGCAATGGTTTCGGTGCTCGGCGTGATACCAAGTACTCCTCCAGTTACTTCACCAATCGCGACTACAGCAGTAGTCGCagcaatggcaactacgatccgtaccaccactaccatcaacGCTACGATCCACCCAACGGTCGCGACCACTATACCGCCAGCGGCGGCAGTC aaaagaaacgtCGCATCTATGATCAGTACGGCAAGGAGGGACTGTTGAACAATGGAGGTGCATCGGATCGGTACCATCAGAGCACACGCCACCGGCGGCACAATGGTAACGGCGTCGGCGTTGGCATGGATGACTTCGAGTTCTTCGGTTTCCCGTTCACATTCCGTGACCCGGAGGTGGTGTTCCGAGAGTTCTTCGGTGGCTCACCGTTCGATGAGTTGTTCAGAG TCAGTCAACCCGTTCATCACAATGGTCGACGAGCAGCAAATGGGGCTAGCAAtgggcaccatcaccaccatcatcaccatcaaagACACTCGCACCCGCAGAATATTATCTCGTCCCCGTTCATGACCCCGTTCATGAGCATTAATCTGATGGACGATTTCTTCAATGGCGGCGATCCGATGGGCCATCGGAGTGGTGCGGTCAGCTCGATCTCGGAGTTTAGTATGGGCGGCGGTGGTCCCGTCAAACGCACCTCCACCTCGACCACCTTCGTTAATGGCAAGAAACTGATGACGAAAAG GGTGTTCGAGAATGGCACGGAAACGATAATGTCCTACGAGAACGATGTCCTAAAATCAAAGACTGTCAATGGGGTCGCTCAAGCTATATCGTACAACCATTAG
- the LOC125955963 gene encoding NEDD8-conjugating enzyme UBE2F-like, producing MITLARKKKESNTSGNNNGGSSAANGSVANQATSKRISIREFLLVKEVQELEQNLPATCKVTFHDPNVLSEFTLAICPSEGFWCGGRFKFSVLVPEEYNMAPPKVKCLTKLWHPNISVDGDICLSLLRLNSIDGLGWAPTRRLKDVIWGLNSLFTDLLNFDDPLNIEAAEQYSKDKERFHTKVREYVAIYARR from the exons ATGATCACACTAgcgaggaaaaagaaagaatcaaACACCAGCGGGAACAACAACGGTGGCAGCTCAGCGGCCAACGGATCCGTGGCGAACCAGGCGACCAGCAAGCGGATATCGATACGAGAGTTTCTGCTCGTCAAGGAGGTACAGGAGCTGGAACAGAATCTACCTGCCACCTGCAAGGTAACATTCCACGATCCGAACGTCCTCAGCGAGTTTACGCTTGCGATCTGCCCTAGCGAGGGGTTCTGGTGCGGTGGTCGCTTCAAGTTCAGTGTGCTGGTACCGGAAGAGTATAACATGGCC CCGCCCAAAGTGAAGTGTCTCACGAAACTGTGGCACCCAAATATTTCCGTCGACGGTGACATCTGCCTTTCGTTGCTCCGGCTTAATTCGATCGATGGTCTCGGTTGGGCACCAACCCGTCGCCTTAAGGACGTCATCTGGGGCCTGAACTCACTCTTTACC GACCTGCTCAACTTTGATGATCCGCTCAACATCGAGGCGGCGGAACAATACTCCAAAGATAAGGAACGCTTCCATACGAAGGTGCGCGAGTACGTGGCGATCTACGCACGACGATAG
- the LOC125955921 gene encoding uncharacterized protein LOC125955921, producing the protein MPRHHNYMDRLPDEILCMVFDRLDLENVKTASRTCQRWNAIIFFSGYVDRFRLDINVLNHATTRKQQEVPKLKRLIQRAKQIVMHTQRQYRGLSMSVEPILESQFPAFWKAIHPKITQHLRELELDFIEGSMVRIFPLIADALPSMSHLQMFNIADYTYSDMYQKSIPTLRSQSVMHLSMDCKYKFLVDMPQLQTFDGALSALHPPADNSGKSPLVFGKLKDLSVNVKGWKPTDPSSIFRRMPYLERCDWDVPLEEDLFISMGETCPLLSSIDFSKTIYLSNPSLLKSVLNLTQLRRLRFHKIIHLEEQSFLDFSKLTQLESLDLGKTIVKPSTLLNLPKSVRKLGLLIDQEAEQSLSDIITCNLSHLTELRLAYYRAPASQKLLKSLSLFEQLEVLHFSRCHFTQPFFLGMDGTLPRLHTLLFTKCKLETKHLLGLQIKFPRLKDCLFLKCFVMTESEGDEEEEEYDSDDTFESDLNSENDYPGYEYDLDSDYTDSDGYQYDDGSDFELDYDDYALLSALADLAP; encoded by the exons ATGCCCAGACATCACAATTACATGGATCGATTGCCAGATGAG ATTTTGTGTATGGTGTTCGATCGTCTGGATCTTGAAAACGTGAAAACGGCCTCCCGGACCTGCCAGCGATGGAATGCCATCATCTTTTTTAGTGGATACGTGGACAGATTTCGGCTGGATATCAATGTATTGAACCATGCTACTACGAGGAAGCAGCAAGAGGTACCAAAATTGAAACGGTTGATACAACGGGCGAAACAGATTGTAATGCACACACAACGCCAATATCGCGGTTTAAGCATGAGCGTAGAACCGATTCTGGAATCGCAATTTCCAGCGTTTTGGAAAGCCATTCACCCGAAAATCACGCAACACCTCCGGGAGCTCGAACTTGACTTCATTGAGGGCTCGATGGTGAGGATATTTCCGTTGATAGCTGATGCGTTACCGTCGATGTCGCACCTACAAATGTTCAATATAGCAGACTACACTTATAGTGATATGTACCAGAAGAGCATACCAACGCTTCGAAGTCAATCGGTTATGCATCTATCGATGGACTGCAAATACAAGTTCTTGGTGGACATGCCGCAGCTGCAAACTTTCGATGGTGCACTGAGCGCACTGCATCCTCCGGCCGATAACTCCGGCAAATCGCCGCTTGTGTTCGGGAAGCTGAAAGACCTATCGGTAAACGTAAAAGGATGGAAACCAACTGATCCCTCATCCATCTTTCGTCGAATGCCGTACTTGGAGCGATGCGATTGGGATGTGCCGTTAGAAGAGGATCTCTTCATATCAATGGGTGAAACGTGCCCCTTGCTAAGCTCTATCGATTTTTCGAAAACCATATACCTTTCCAATCCATCTTTGTTGAAGAGTGTGCTTAATCTCACCCAGCTTCGTCGTCTGCGGTTTCATAAGATTATTCATTTGGAGGAGCAATCGTTTTTAGATTTTTCGAAACTAACCCAGCTAGAGTCGCTGGATCTGGGTAAAACGATTGTAAAGCCCAGCACGTTACTGAACTTGCCCAAGTCGGTCCGAAAGCTTGGGCTGCTCATCGATCAGGAGGCTGAACAAAGCTTGAGTGACATCATCACCTGCAACCTCTCGCACCTAACAGAACTCCGTTTAGCGTATTATCGCGCACCAGCGTCCCAGAAATTGTTAAAATCGTTATCCCTTTTTGAGCAGCTTGAGGTACTGCATTTTTCCCGTTGCCATTTCACTCAACCGTTTTTCCTTGGGATGGATGGCACTCTGCCTCGTCTCCATACTTTGCTGTTCACGAAATGCAAACTCGAGACGAAGCATCTTCTCGGGCTCCAGATAAAGTTTCCCCGATTGAAGGATTGCTTGTTTTTGAAATGCTTCGTTATGACCGAATCAGAAggcgatgaggaggaggaggagtacgaTTCGGATGATACGTTCGAAAGCGATCTAAACTCAGAAAACGATTACCCCGGGTACGAGTACGATTTAGATTCCGATTACACCGACAGCGATGGATACCaatatgatgatggttcggaTTTCGAACTCGACTACGATGATTACGCTTTGCTATCGGCCTTAGCAGATCTTGCACCCTAA
- the LOC125955938 gene encoding dnaJ homolog subfamily B member 6 isoform X3: MVDYYKVLDVSRSATEAEIKKAYKKLALKWHPDKNPDNPDESNKRFKEISEAYEVLSDEKKRRIYDQYGKEGLLNNGGASDRYHQSTRHRRHNGNGVGVGMDDFEFFGFPFTFRDPEVVFREFFGGSPFDELFRVSQPVHHNGRRAANGASNGHHHHHHHHQRHSHPQNIISSPFMTPFMSINLMDDFFNGGDPMGHRSGAVSSISEFSMGGGGPVKRTSTSTTFVNGKKLMTKRVFENGTETIMSYENDVLKSKTVNGVAQAISYNH, encoded by the exons ATGGTAGACTACTATAAAGTTCTGGACGTTTCCAGATCGGCGACAGAGGCGGAAATCAAAAAAGC ATACAAAAAGTTAGCCCTAAAATGGCATCCAGATAAAAATCCTGACAACCCAGACGAGTCCAACAAGCGGTTCAAGGAAATTTCCGAAGCATATGAAGTACTCTCCGATG aaaagaaacgtCGCATCTATGATCAGTACGGCAAGGAGGGACTGTTGAACAATGGAGGTGCATCGGATCGGTACCATCAGAGCACACGCCACCGGCGGCACAATGGTAACGGCGTCGGCGTTGGCATGGATGACTTCGAGTTCTTCGGTTTCCCGTTCACATTCCGTGACCCGGAGGTGGTGTTCCGAGAGTTCTTCGGTGGCTCACCGTTCGATGAGTTGTTCAGAG TCAGTCAACCCGTTCATCACAATGGTCGACGAGCAGCAAATGGGGCTAGCAAtgggcaccatcaccaccatcatcaccatcaaagACACTCGCACCCGCAGAATATTATCTCGTCCCCGTTCATGACCCCGTTCATGAGCATTAATCTGATGGACGATTTCTTCAATGGCGGCGATCCGATGGGCCATCGGAGTGGTGCGGTCAGCTCGATCTCGGAGTTTAGTATGGGCGGCGGTGGTCCCGTCAAACGCACCTCCACCTCGACCACCTTCGTTAATGGCAAGAAACTGATGACGAAAAG GGTGTTCGAGAATGGCACGGAAACGATAATGTCCTACGAGAACGATGTCCTAAAATCAAAGACTGTCAATGGGGTCGCTCAAGCTATATCGTACAACCATTAG